The proteins below come from a single Anderseniella sp. Alg231-50 genomic window:
- the rpsI gene encoding 30S ribosomal protein S9 produces MAEEITTLEDLGEALGATPEAAAAPAEPKIDALGRSYATGKRKDAVARVWIKRGNGKITINGREIETYFARPTLRMIIQQPLEACERKDEFDIVCTVGGGGLSGQAGAVRHGISKALTYFEPALRPALKSGGFLTRDSRVVERKKYGKAKARRSFQFSKR; encoded by the coding sequence ATGGCTGAAGAAATCACCACACTGGAAGACCTCGGCGAAGCACTGGGCGCGACGCCTGAAGCTGCTGCGGCACCTGCGGAACCGAAAATCGACGCCCTGGGCCGCTCCTACGCGACCGGCAAGCGCAAGGACGCGGTCGCCCGCGTCTGGATCAAGCGCGGCAATGGCAAGATCACCATCAATGGCCGTGAAATCGAAACCTATTTCGCTCGCCCTACCCTGCGCATGATCATCCAGCAGCCGCTGGAAGCGTGTGAGCGCAAGGACGAGTTCGACATCGTCTGCACGGTTGGCGGCGGCGGCCTGTCCGGTCAGGCCGGTGCGGTTCGCCACGGCATCTCCAAGGCGCTGACCTATTTTGAACCGGCACTTCGCCCGGCCCTCAAGAGCGGCGGCTTCCTGACCCGCGACTCGCGTGTCGTCGAGCGTAAGAAATACGGCAAGGCCAAGGCCCGC
- the rplM gene encoding 50S ribosomal protein L13 codes for MKTFSIRASEIEKKWILIDAEGLVVGRLAAVIATRLRGKHKPSFTPHMDMGDNVVVINADKVVLTGNKRTQKTYYRHTGYPGGIREAKADKVLDGRFPERVLEMAVKRMMPGGPLTRDQLSNLRIFAGSEHPHEAQQPEIVDVKGMNPKNSLRG; via the coding sequence ATGAAAACCTTTTCCATTCGGGCATCCGAAATCGAGAAGAAGTGGATTTTGATTGACGCTGAAGGTCTGGTTGTAGGGCGCCTCGCCGCCGTTATCGCCACCCGTCTTCGCGGCAAGCACAAACCTTCTTTCACCCCTCATATGGACATGGGCGACAATGTCGTCGTCATCAACGCCGACAAGGTGGTGTTGACCGGCAACAAGCGCACCCAGAAAACCTATTATCGCCACACCGGTTATCCCGGCGGCATCAGGGAAGCCAAGGCCGACAAGGTTCTCGATGGCCGTTTCCCCGAGCGCGTGCTGGAAATGGCCGTCAAGCGCATGATGCCTGGCGGTCCGCTGACCCGGGATCAGTTGTCGAACCTGCGCATCTTCGCAGGCTCCGAACATCCACATGAAGCACAGCAACCCGAGATCGTCGACGTCAAGGGCATGAACCCCAAGAACTCGCTGAGAGGTTAA
- a CDS encoding hotdog domain-containing protein, which yields MALKWSAEQVFEFVKTEFPQALRDGVNYEVVKLEPEEAHIRLLAGEQQLRPGGTVSGPAMMEMVDFSIYVLLLAHHKEAARLAVTTNLAISFLRKPQPGPIVAQIRLIKHGRTLTVARVDIISEADDKLVASSEATYFMGSV from the coding sequence ATGGCACTTAAATGGTCGGCGGAACAGGTATTCGAATTCGTGAAGACGGAATTCCCGCAGGCCCTGCGCGATGGCGTGAATTATGAAGTGGTGAAGCTGGAGCCGGAAGAAGCCCATATCCGCCTGCTCGCCGGCGAACAGCAGTTGCGTCCCGGCGGCACGGTTTCCGGACCGGCCATGATGGAAATGGTGGACTTCTCGATTTACGTGCTGCTGCTGGCGCACCACAAGGAGGCAGCACGTCTTGCCGTGACCACCAATCTGGCAATTTCGTTCCTGCGCAAGCCGCAGCCAGGACCCATCGTGGCCCAGATCCGCCTGATAAAGCACGGCCGCACTCTCACCGTGGCCCGGGTCGATATCATTTCCGAAGCCGACGACAAGCTGGTGGCAAGCTCGGAAGCGACATATTTCATGGGCAGTGTGTGA